CTGGCCTGGTTAATACCTACCTGGCTTTTTTTTGAAGTGATGCCCACCAAGTTACCACAATATGTATTACCCACTTTCCCCGCAATTGCTTTGCTCTGTGCATTAGCTATTGATAGCAATAAACAGGACCGCTTACCCGGGAAGTGGGTGCGCTTTTTACAAATTATGTGGGGAATTTTATCAATAGGTCTTGCCAGCAGTTTTATTATTCTGCCTTATTTACTGATGGGTAAAATTTATGTGGTAAGTAGCCTTCTTTTTTGCGGCATACTTCTTCTGACCGTAATCAGTGTCTATTTTTCATGGCAGGGTGCCTATCGCCAATCGAGTATAGCGGTGTGTATCACAGCTTTAATTACTTACCCTCTTTTATTCGAACAACTGCTTCCTCAGTTAGAGCCAGTATGGTTGACACGTCATATTATAGAATTAATAAAAACAGAGAAAATTACAGATGCCAAACCTTTATTAGTAGCAGGTTTTGAGGAACCAAGTTTAGTATTTAATTTAAATACCAAACGAGTGAAATTTATTGATAGTGCCAATGCCGAACAATTATTGAAAAAAGATACCTCGCGTATGGCACTGGTTAATTCGACCATTTTAGAAGCCTGGAAAAAAGAGGGGCTGCAATTATCCATTAAAGCTCATGCCACAGGATATAATTATACCAAAGGGCGGTGGCTTGAGCTTGTTCTAGTAACGCAACAAAAGGAGAATCACTAATGTCACCATTCGATCGTATATTAAGAGTGATGACCAATCCTGTAGTCATGATAAGTTATGTTGGCTTGATTGTGCTATCTTTCCTGTATTTTGACAAACCCGTTGCTGAGTATTTTTATAATCTCGACGTAAGAAAGCATTTGGCACTGGTTGGTTGGATAACGAAGTTAGGTCTTGGCGTTGTTTATATGCCCACGCTTTTTATCCTGGCTGTTATCTTTCGTTACCTCATAGTCAATCGGGAATGGGCCGCTCGCGCATGGTTTTTATTGATGTGCGTTGCCATACCGAATGTGGTTTGTGGTTTCCTAAAAATACTTTTTGGTCGAGCTCGTCCTAATCTATGGATCCACAATGATGTGTATGGGTTTTATGGTTTGCAATTGCATGCACCATTTTGGTCTTTCCCATCTGGTCATACAACCACCATTATGAGTGTTGTTTTTGGTTTAAGTATCGTATTTCCACGCTACTGCTATGCCTTTATGTTGACTGGAATTACAGTTGCTTTGTCACGTGTATTACTTACCCATCATTATTTAAGCGATATATTGGCTGCAGCTTATTTAAGTTTATTAGAAATTGGAATTTTACTTTGCTTTTTGCGTCGCAAATCGTGGCTGGCACCCGCTTGGGGACATGCAGTATAATAGCAAAATTTGATTGGGGTTGGATAAAAATAATGCAGCAAGATGTTTCAATAGTGATACCGGTTTATAATGAGGTTGATAATGTTGAAGAACTTTATCAAGAAATTGTAGCAGCCCTTCCAGATGAACACTTCCTCTATGAAATTATTTTTGTTGATGATGGCAGTACGGATGGTACCACAGAGTGTTTAAAATCATTGTCAAAGTCCTGCAGTAATTTAAAAGTGATTCACCATAAGAAAAATTTTGGCCAAAGTGCCGGTCTGGTGAGTGGTGCACGAGCTGCGCAATATTCCATGCTGGTCACTTTAGATGGTGATGGTCAAAATGATCCGCACGATATACCTCGTCTTTTTGAACATTTGCATGATTCACGTACGGTGGTTTTTGGTAACCGTAAAAAAAGAGACGACAATACACTCAAAAAATTGTCTTCTCGTATTGGCAACGGTATACGCCAGCGCCTGCTTAATGACAATTGTCCAGATACAGGCTGCAGTTTGAAATTATTCCCTCGAGATGCCTTTTTGGCTTTACCGCACTTTAACCATTTGCATCGGTTTTTGCCTGCGCTTTTTAAAAGAGCGGGATTTAAAATAGTTAATATTCCTGTTAATCATCGTCCACGTTGGCATGGTGTTTCAAAATACGGGGTTATGAATCGTTTATTTGTGGGTATCCATGATTTAATCGGTGTGCGCTGGTTATTAAAGCGGCCTTGCTCACCGGAGGTGTCTAACAATGAACAATGAATATCTTTGGCTTCTCTTGGGTTTAACTGGCCAGGGAATTTTTTCAGCCCGTTTTATAGTTCAATGGCTCGTGAGTGAGAAAGAGAAAAAAAGTATTATCCCGGTAGCGTTTTGGTATTTAAGTTTGCTTGGCGGGTTAACGTTGCTAGTATATTCCATCTACAAACGTGATCCCGTATTTATATTAGGTCAATCGACGGGCGTCTTTATTTATGCGCGTAATTTGTACCTAATACAACGGGAAAGAGCGTCCCGTTTTGCAAAACCCAATCAGGTCAGTGAGAGAGGTATTTCTTAGCCTCTCTGTTTATATAGCAGTTGACTTCTCATTTAATAAACGCTTCCTTGCCTCAATTTTGTCGAAATCCCTACATTGTTTTTGTCTCTAAATCTACAATGTCATCTCCTGCTATCTCTTCTTTATAGTGACCCTGCGCGATATTGCTCATTCGGTGAGTAGAATAAAGTAAATACTTATTTCCAGTTTGTTGCTGCATCGTTTGGCGCTTTTGGAGCATTTCCTCATAGGCCTGCTGCCATTTTTCCTGAAATTGAGGTAAAAAACGCATAATTCTTTGATTTTCTTCCTGAACTTCTATGTCATCCTTACTCTCTGCAATCTCACAGGATTTTTCCAGAATTTTTTCAAGGGTCTTAAATGGATAGGTTTTATTATCTTTCTCTACCACTCCCGGATTTTGGACATTTTGTTTAGACACAATGGCTTTGAGGGCTTCATTGTATAAACTCACCTGCGAATACCTTAAGACCTGTGGTGAAGGGAGGAAAAAACATTCCTTCTCCCCTCTATCGTTGTAATAGGTAAAACTTAAAGTCAATTCCTTTAACTGTTTAGCATTGTCTTTCAATAATTCTTTGGCATACATCATGGCTAAGGTGCCACAGGACATAACATCAGCTTGCGGAATTAATTGTTGTTGCATAGTTCCTTTACGAGAGAGATGTAGGAGATCAGGAGTAAAATAATTACCTTCAGCAGAAGATGAACTAAGCTGTAACTTTCCTTCAAGATTAAAATAGTCGATGGGCCAAAAAGTATAAAGTATAGGCCTTATCGCTTTTCCCGGTAAGCAAATGTAGATTTCAAAATGGGCTTTTCCTGTGAGACGTTGACCTGTAAAAATATACCCAACCGCCTCATCTCCAGTAAGTCCAGCGCAAATTTCTTGTATTTCTTGCTCACTTTCTTCACCAGTTAATCCAATAAAATCTGCATTCATTTCTATGAATTCATTGATTTTTTTGTCAAAAATAGGCTTACAGGAAAGTTCTTCACAAAGTCTATTCAACTCGCCTAATTCTTCGGGAGCTAAACTTGAATTTACTTTTCCTCTTGAAGTTAAGAAGGGGGCTATTTTATTGCGGATTTCTTGATAATATTCTTTAAAAACGCCATCATGCTTATTGATGGCAAAAGGGTCAGTCGTACTTAAAACGTCGGGGCTATGGAAAAATATTTGTAAAAAGCGAGCATATTTCAGTTGCAAAAACCGCTGCTTTTGTTGTTCAAAATTTTCTTGACGGTCTTTAATAAGTTTCTCGGAAGTTGGCGTAGTGCCGTTAATAATTAAACGAATGCCGTATTTTTCCTGGTAATGTTGAACTATTTTTTCCAGATCCCGGGCGCTTACCTGATAACCTGGATAAGAATTCTCTTGTTCCAAAAATGTAGATTTACTAATTTTCATCTTAAACCCCTCTTAATTAAGAAACCAACTGCTGACTAATGAAATACATCAGGGCAGATAATTAAGAGACAAAAAAGATGAAACTTTGGGCTTGGTGATTAATAACTTCGCTGAATGAAAGTCAACTAACAATTCTCAATCATAGGATTGACTGAATCGTTCATCTTCTTTGCCTCAGCGACGAACCCGTTTACTCATTAAAACTAAGTGTTATCACCAGTCCTCCAGAATATCCTTATGGAGAAGATAGGTCGCGATATAAAAATCATTAAATACTAGAATGATTGTTAAAATTTTAACAAATGATCATTAAAGAAATATTAAGGATAGATAATTTGGTTCAAAGTTTAACTTATAATTATATTCCTCGAGAGCTATCCAATCGCATCGGTGTATTGCTTATTAAACATCTTCTCGATGGGACTGTTTCCCTTAAGGAAGATCTTACGATAACGAATAATCAATTAAAACTGCTTTTTGGCTTATACGAGAGTCATCAGACACTAACACCGCAGTTATTGGAAACCTTATTGGATTGTAGAGTAACTGCCGACAATGTAATGCTGGACGCAGAGACATTACGCGCTTTGCACCAGAATAGCTTATTTCCTCCAGCTGGGGAAACGGTTACAGAGGGAAGGCAATTTCGAGCCTTTGGTTTTTAGCTATTATTCATGCTAAAAACAACTAGCTCTTTGGAGGGAATATAGCCAAAGGCTTGCCCCCCAATAACCCGTTTTGTTTCCGGATTTACAAGCAGTTTTATCTCCGTTAATAAAGAGGAATGAGCAAAAAGGTTAATCCAGTAAGGCAATTGGGGAGTTGTCCAAACAATAAGCGATCTGCCTTTGGGTAAATACTCTTTTGTAGGTTGAATCAGCCATAGATTTTTTGTGGGGAGTGTTGTAGCAATATTTCCTAAAAGCCAATAAGAATCAGAAACAATGTAATCCCGCTTGCTAGAGTCAGCTTTAATGAACTCTAATATTTGCTGTAATGACACTTGCTTGCGTTTTGTGTGGTCTGAATGACTGTTGTAAATTAAAATAAGAAAATAAAGGACTTGCGTCGCTGCGCATAAGACAAAAAATGAAATTACCTTAGTTTTTAAAGCTGGACTGTATTTAAGTTGACTAAAGTAGAGGACAGGACATAAAAATAATATCGGAATTAGCCAGCGTGTTTCAAATTCACTAAATCTGCCCAGTATAACAATTGTGGCAAGAATAGGTAGACATAGTAAATGATAACGATACAGCAGCAAATCGCTCTTTTGTTTAAATTGACTTCCATGAAAAAAAATGGCTGCAACGAAAAGAGGCGCTGTGAAAAGTAAGCTTGTTTTGAATAATTGAACAAGCCCGTATAAGTAA
This region of Legionella clemsonensis genomic DNA includes:
- a CDS encoding lipid-A-disaccharide synthase N-terminal domain-containing protein yields the protein MNNEYLWLLLGLTGQGIFSARFIVQWLVSEKEKKSIIPVAFWYLSLLGGLTLLVYSIYKRDPVFILGQSTGVFIYARNLYLIQRERASRFAKPNQVSERGIS
- a CDS encoding phosphatase PAP2 family protein, with the protein product MSPFDRILRVMTNPVVMISYVGLIVLSFLYFDKPVAEYFYNLDVRKHLALVGWITKLGLGVVYMPTLFILAVIFRYLIVNREWAARAWFLLMCVAIPNVVCGFLKILFGRARPNLWIHNDVYGFYGLQLHAPFWSFPSGHTTTIMSVVFGLSIVFPRYCYAFMLTGITVALSRVLLTHHYLSDILAAAYLSLLEIGILLCFLRRKSWLAPAWGHAV
- a CDS encoding glycosyltransferase family 2 protein → MQQDVSIVIPVYNEVDNVEELYQEIVAALPDEHFLYEIIFVDDGSTDGTTECLKSLSKSCSNLKVIHHKKNFGQSAGLVSGARAAQYSMLVTLDGDGQNDPHDIPRLFEHLHDSRTVVFGNRKKRDDNTLKKLSSRIGNGIRQRLLNDNCPDTGCSLKLFPRDAFLALPHFNHLHRFLPALFKRAGFKIVNIPVNHRPRWHGVSKYGVMNRLFVGIHDLIGVRWLLKRPCSPEVSNNEQ